Proteins encoded together in one Osmerus eperlanus chromosome 20, fOsmEpe2.1, whole genome shotgun sequence window:
- the fndc5b gene encoding fibronectin type III domain-containing protein 5, translated as MGKKGFSAAAFLVLGYLTVSSVYADFLSAPLNVTIRELEVNSAVVTWETLEGDPVIGFAITQQKKDVRMLRFIQEVNTSTRACALWDLQEDTEYIIQVRSISLQGSSPPSQPLLFRTPREAEKQASKSPDEVTMEEVDQALRAGELLIILVVLIMWAGVIVLFCRQYDIIKDNEPNNNKDKAKTSSECSTPEHPQGGLLRSNV; from the exons ATgggaaaaaaaggtttttcTGCGGCGGCATTTCTGGTGCTGGGCTATCTCACGGTCTCATCCGTTTACGCCG acttccTGTCAGCTCCTCTCAATGTGACAAtcagagagctggaggtcaacTCAGCTGTGGTCACCTGGGAGACCCTGGAAGGAGATCCTGTCATCGGATTCGCCATCACACAGCAG AAGAAGGATGTGCGTATGCTGCGCTTCATCCAGGAGGTGAACACGTCCACGCGCGCCTGCGCTCTGTGGGACCTGCAGGAGGACACCGAGTACATCATCCAGGTGAGGAGCATCAGCCTGCAGGGAAGcagcccccccagccagcccctcCTCTTCAGGACGCCTCGGGAGGCCGAGAAGCAGGCCTCTAAGAGCCCGG atgaGGTCACCATGGAGGAGGTGGACCAGGCACTCAGAGCTGGAGAGCTCCTCATCATCCTGGTGGTGCTGATCATGTGGGC gGGGGTGATCGTGCTGTTCTGTCGCCAGTATGACATCATCAAAGATAACGAGCCCAACAACAACAAGGACAAGGCCAAGACCTCGTCTGAGTGCAGTACTCCGGAGCACCCACAGGGGGGGCTGCTGCGCAGCAACGTCTAG